A genomic region of Raphanus sativus cultivar WK10039 unplaced genomic scaffold, ASM80110v3 Scaffold0160, whole genome shotgun sequence contains the following coding sequences:
- the LOC108852772 gene encoding pathogenesis-related protein 1 has translation MNTFNQSRNLILATTIFLAFIVRLRAQDSPQDFLAAHNQARAAVGVDPLSWDETVAAYARDYANRRGGDCALEHSSGPYGENIARSGGDMSGVEAVNMWVNEQADYDYGSNTCASGKQCGHYTQIVWKNSVRMGCAKVRCDNGQTFITCNYDPRGNFVGEWPY, from the coding sequence atgAATACCTTTAACCAATCTCGAAACCTAATCCTAGCCACAACCATTTTTCTAGCTTTCATTGTTCGCTTAAGAGCCCAAGACAGCCCACAAGACTTTTTGGCCGCTCACAACCAAGCACGAGCAGCGGTTGGGGTGGATCCTTTAAGCTGGGATGAGACGGTGGCTGCATATGCTCGCGACTACGCAAACCGGCGTGGAGGTGACTGCGCCTTGGAACACTCGAGTGGGCCCTATGGAGAGAACATTGCCCGGAGCGGTGGTGACATGTCAGGCGTTGAAGCAGTCAACATGTGGGTGAACGAGCAGGCTGACTACGATTATGGTTCCAACACATGTGCCTCGGGAAAACAGTGTGGTCACTATACTCAGATCGTGTGGAAAAACTCGGTGAGGATGGGATGTGCAAAAGTGAGATGCGACAACGGTCAAACCTTCATTACTTGCAATTATGATCCTCGAGGTAATTTTGTGGGCGAGTGGCCTTACTAA